A stretch of the Archangium violaceum genome encodes the following:
- the coaD gene encoding pantetheine-phosphate adenylyltransferase has protein sequence MRTAIYPGSFDPLTNGHLSIIQRALQMFDRVIVAVAVNPKKVPLFSEEERKEFIREACPDPRMEVDAFHGLLVEYANRRGVNVLLRGLRAVSDFEYEFQLANMNRKLAPGIETVFMMTGEDYFYVSSNLVREVASFGGNVEGLVPPNVLKVLRARYGKQG, from the coding sequence ATGCGCACTGCCATCTACCCGGGCTCGTTCGATCCGCTCACCAACGGGCACCTCAGCATCATCCAGCGCGCGCTCCAGATGTTCGATCGCGTGATCGTCGCGGTGGCCGTGAACCCGAAGAAGGTGCCGCTCTTCTCCGAGGAGGAGCGCAAGGAGTTCATCCGCGAGGCCTGTCCGGATCCCCGGATGGAGGTGGATGCCTTCCACGGTCTGCTGGTGGAGTACGCGAACCGGCGGGGCGTGAACGTGCTGCTGCGTGGCCTGCGGGCGGTGTCGGACTTCGAGTACGAGTTCCAGCTCGCGAACATGAACCGCAAGCTGGCCCCGGGGATCGAGACCGTCTTCATGATGACGGGCGAGGACTACTTCTACGTCTCGTCGAACCTCGTCCGGGAGGTGGCCTCGTTCGGCGGCAACGTGGAGGGGCTCGTTCCTCCCAACGTGTTGAAGGTGCTGCGCGCCAGGTACGGAAAGCAGGGCTGA
- the rsmD gene encoding 16S rRNA (guanine(966)-N(2))-methyltransferase RsmD — MRIVAGSARGRALAGPKTTSKHIRPTADRVRETIFNVLGQWLEGQKVLDLYAGTGALGLESVSRGASRAVLVDSDREALSLCRANTDALGFGSRVEILSQPVERALETLGRRGDRFELIFADPPYAARVVETVLEGLARHGVLAPGGTVVIEHDKREAAPDTHEGFARVDQRRFGDTLVSLFRIA, encoded by the coding sequence ATGCGCATCGTGGCGGGCAGTGCGAGAGGCCGGGCCCTGGCGGGCCCCAAGACGACGTCGAAGCACATCCGCCCCACGGCGGACCGGGTGCGGGAGACGATCTTCAACGTGCTCGGCCAGTGGCTGGAGGGGCAGAAGGTGTTGGACCTCTACGCGGGAACGGGGGCCCTGGGCCTGGAGTCCGTCTCCCGAGGGGCCTCGAGGGCGGTGCTGGTGGACTCGGATCGCGAGGCGCTGTCCCTCTGCCGGGCGAACACGGACGCGCTGGGCTTCGGCTCGAGGGTGGAGATCCTCTCGCAGCCGGTCGAGCGGGCGCTGGAGACGCTCGGACGCCGGGGGGACCGGTTCGAGCTCATCTTCGCGGATCCTCCCTACGCGGCCCGGGTGGTGGAGACGGTGCTGGAGGGGCTGGCGCGGCACGGGGTGCTGGCGCCCGGCGGGACGGTGGTCATCGAGCACGACAAGCGGGAGGCGGCCCCCGACACCCATGAGGGCTTCGCGCGGGTGGATCAGCGCCGGTTCGGGGACACCCTGGTGAGTCTCTTCCGCATTGCTTGA
- a CDS encoding RecQ family ATP-dependent DNA helicase — translation MTSASHLLGSVFGFSGFREGQEAVVSRLLHSRSVLAIFPTGAGKSLCYQLPALMLDGVTLVVSPLIALMKDQIDFLTSRGIPAARLDSTLGPEELRQLYSDLRAGTLRLLYIAPERLANERFLQTLRRLRIAMLAVDEAHCISEWGHNFRPDYMKLASLARTLGVGRVLALTATATPSVARDIAAAFDITPENIIQTGFHRPNLSLHVTPTRGGDERRELLLSRLRSRPRGPTIVYVTLQRTAEETASFLEEHGFAARAYHAGMDAEVRHQVQDWFMGSADAVVVATIAFGMGIDKRDIRSVYHFNLPKSLENYAQEIGRAGRDGEPSTCELLAALEDVTVLENFTYGDTPTPQAVAGVLRHVLGQGELFDVSLHELSATHDVRPLVIETMMTYLELDGLLESTGPFYTEYKFQALRPLAEVFTGFDPARADFLRRVFAHAEPMKTWSRLKLDDIARELGEPRQRIVAALNYLEEKEALKLQVTGVRQGYRLKRTDVDVDGLTRTMVERFSQREARDVQRLGQVLRFADHEGCRTRFLLTYFGEDLEADCGHCGWCAGERPGKLPPARVRPPGDREAAKLNQLRAEGNAALASPRQVARFLCGISSPSATRARLTRHPMFGLLSDVPFKQVLAFVEGDAAEP, via the coding sequence ATGACCTCCGCCTCCCACCTGCTCGGTTCCGTCTTCGGCTTTTCCGGTTTCCGCGAGGGCCAGGAGGCGGTCGTCTCGCGGCTACTGCACTCCAGGTCCGTCCTCGCCATCTTCCCCACCGGGGCGGGCAAGAGCCTCTGCTACCAGCTCCCCGCGCTGATGCTGGACGGCGTCACCCTGGTCGTTTCACCGCTGATCGCGTTGATGAAGGACCAGATCGACTTCCTCACGAGCCGAGGAATCCCCGCCGCCCGGCTCGACTCGACGCTCGGGCCCGAGGAGCTCCGCCAGCTCTACTCCGATCTACGGGCGGGAACGCTCAGGCTGCTCTACATCGCGCCGGAGCGACTGGCGAATGAGCGCTTCCTGCAGACGCTGCGCCGGCTGCGCATCGCGATGCTCGCGGTGGACGAGGCCCACTGCATCAGCGAGTGGGGTCACAACTTCCGGCCGGACTACATGAAGCTCGCCTCGCTCGCGAGGACATTGGGAGTGGGACGGGTGCTGGCGTTGACCGCGACCGCCACGCCCTCGGTCGCCCGGGACATCGCCGCTGCGTTCGACATCACGCCCGAGAACATCATCCAGACCGGCTTCCACCGGCCCAACCTCTCGCTGCACGTCACACCCACCCGGGGCGGAGACGAGCGCCGGGAGTTGCTGCTCTCGCGCCTGCGCTCCCGCCCACGCGGGCCGACGATCGTCTACGTCACGCTCCAGCGCACGGCCGAGGAGACGGCCAGCTTCCTCGAGGAGCACGGCTTCGCCGCCAGGGCCTACCACGCCGGCATGGACGCCGAGGTGCGGCACCAGGTGCAGGACTGGTTCATGGGCTCGGCCGACGCGGTGGTGGTCGCCACCATCGCCTTCGGCATGGGCATCGACAAGCGCGACATCCGCTCGGTCTACCACTTCAACCTGCCCAAGAGCCTGGAGAACTACGCCCAGGAGATCGGCCGCGCGGGCCGCGATGGCGAGCCCTCCACCTGCGAGCTGCTGGCGGCCCTGGAAGACGTGACGGTGTTGGAGAACTTCACCTACGGGGACACGCCCACGCCCCAGGCGGTGGCCGGCGTGTTGAGGCACGTGCTCGGACAGGGCGAGCTCTTCGACGTGTCCCTCCACGAACTCTCCGCCACCCACGATGTCCGTCCGCTCGTCATCGAGACGATGATGACCTACCTCGAGCTCGACGGGCTGCTCGAGTCCACCGGCCCGTTCTACACCGAGTACAAGTTCCAGGCCCTGAGACCGCTCGCCGAGGTCTTCACCGGTTTCGACCCGGCCCGCGCCGACTTCCTGCGCCGCGTGTTCGCCCACGCCGAGCCCATGAAGACCTGGTCGCGGCTGAAGCTCGACGACATCGCCCGCGAGCTGGGCGAGCCCCGCCAACGCATTGTGGCCGCCCTCAACTACCTCGAGGAGAAGGAGGCCCTGAAGCTCCAGGTCACGGGCGTGCGCCAGGGCTACCGACTGAAGCGCACGGACGTCGACGTCGACGGGCTCACCCGCACGATGGTGGAGCGGTTCAGTCAGCGCGAGGCCCGGGACGTTCAGCGGCTGGGGCAGGTCCTTCGGTTCGCCGATCACGAGGGCTGCCGCACCCGCTTCCTGCTGACCTACTTCGGCGAGGATCTGGAGGCCGACTGCGGCCACTGCGGCTGGTGCGCGGGCGAGCGCCCCGGCAAGCTCCCTCCCGCCAGGGTCCGGCCACCGGGAGACAGGGAGGCCGCGAAGCTGAACCAATTGCGAGCGGAGGGAAACGCGGCCCTCGCGTCTCCCCGGCAGGTGGCGAGGTTCCTGTGCGGCATCAGCTCGCCGAGCGCGACCCGGGCCCGGCTCACCCGACACCCGATGTTCGGACTGCTATCGGACGTGCCGTTCAAACAGGTGCTCGCCTTCGTGGAAGGCGACGCGGCGGAGCCGTAG
- a CDS encoding cation diffusion facilitator family transporter has translation MTTSPHMHRESDHDHDHAHEDACGGHGHVHGHGKPVRRSSSSLKEERRKDRTRLLFALALTGTIAVAEAVGGYITNSLALMSDAGHMLTDISALGLSLLALWFAGKPADLKKTYGYYRMEILSALLNGVLLLGITGVIVVEAWERFRAPAEVRLGPMAVVATIGLLANLGALGFLHQTHSMNVRGAFLHVLGDALSSVGVLVGAAVMWLTGWYVIDPIISVVISVVIVVGALRLVRDAVDVLLEAVPSHVDMSVVKELLLKVQGVRDVHDLHVWTIASGMYALSAHLVVADPMVCNNDEILSAVKHELFDRFGIDHTTIQIESETYAHLGEVH, from the coding sequence GTGACCACATCTCCCCACATGCATCGCGAGTCCGACCATGACCATGACCACGCGCACGAGGATGCGTGCGGGGGGCATGGGCACGTGCACGGTCACGGTAAGCCCGTACGGCGCTCGTCTTCTTCCTTGAAGGAGGAGCGGAGGAAGGACCGCACGCGCCTGCTCTTCGCGCTGGCGCTGACGGGCACCATCGCCGTGGCGGAGGCGGTGGGGGGGTACATCACCAACTCCCTGGCCCTCATGTCCGACGCGGGCCACATGCTCACGGACATCAGCGCGCTGGGGCTGAGCCTGCTGGCGCTCTGGTTCGCGGGAAAGCCGGCGGATCTGAAGAAGACGTACGGCTACTACCGCATGGAGATCCTCAGCGCGCTGCTCAACGGCGTGCTGCTGCTGGGCATCACCGGGGTGATCGTGGTGGAGGCCTGGGAGCGCTTCCGCGCGCCGGCCGAGGTGCGTCTGGGGCCCATGGCCGTGGTGGCGACGATCGGCCTGTTGGCGAACCTGGGTGCGCTGGGCTTCCTGCACCAGACGCATTCGATGAACGTGCGCGGGGCCTTCCTGCACGTGCTGGGTGACGCGCTCTCCAGCGTGGGCGTGTTGGTGGGCGCCGCGGTGATGTGGCTGACGGGCTGGTACGTGATCGATCCCATCATCTCGGTGGTCATCTCGGTGGTGATCGTGGTGGGGGCGCTGAGGCTGGTGCGCGACGCCGTGGACGTGCTGCTGGAGGCGGTGCCGTCGCACGTGGACATGTCGGTGGTGAAGGAGCTGCTGCTGAAGGTGCAGGGGGTGCGCGACGTGCACGACCTGCACGTGTGGACCATCGCGAGCGGGATGTACGCGCTCTCGGCCCACCTGGTGGTGGCGGATCCGATGGTCTGCAACAACGACGAGATTCTCTCCGCCGTGAAGCACGAGCTCTTCGATCGGTTCGGCATCGACCACACGACGATCCAGATCGAGAGCGAGACCTACGCCCACCTGGGCGAGGTGCACTGA
- a CDS encoding sigma 54-interacting transcriptional regulator produces MDLERHQNLHTIIMLREIIRKWWRAELHFADRNGMVMDWLRGGDIPPTPNECCRLSLNSREGLRRCNQSVRQLHEQFRANRRLRRALTQPCHLQFSLVGAPLYIRDEYEGFLFVEGFLREPFSEREREALKARLRELQPTSPEVDRAVERLPVLGDDNLEKLADLLEYGANEIAAYEAERTRKEERSLQSLSQDSENYRFEDIIGRSGPMQEIFKLLEKVSNSEATVLINGESGTGKELVARAIHANGPRRHGPFVVQNCSAFNDNLLESALFGHMRGSFTGAMRDKKGLFEVADRGTFFLDEVGDMSPALQVKLLRVLQEGTFLPVGGTEPREVDVRVIAATHKDLGEMVKRGEFREDLYYRINVIRVHLPALRERRDDLPLLVDHFLRKHHREGQRARGLATEAMALLSMYAWPGNVRELENEIERLLVLGGDLEYLPAELISSRIRDAVTPGGISVLTARATGKLHEAVETLEREMIHQGLLRTGNNKSRLARELGISRSNLILKIAKYGLDKGLPPDAEADA; encoded by the coding sequence ATGGACCTCGAGAGGCACCAGAACCTGCACACCATCATCATGCTGCGGGAAATCATCCGCAAGTGGTGGAGGGCGGAGCTCCACTTCGCGGACCGCAACGGAATGGTGATGGATTGGTTGAGAGGCGGAGATATTCCGCCGACTCCCAACGAGTGCTGCCGCCTCTCGCTCAACTCGCGGGAGGGGCTGCGGCGCTGCAACCAATCGGTGCGCCAGCTTCACGAACAATTCCGGGCGAACCGGCGCCTGCGCCGCGCGCTCACCCAGCCCTGCCATCTCCAGTTCAGCCTGGTGGGCGCGCCCCTCTACATCCGCGATGAGTACGAAGGTTTCCTGTTCGTGGAGGGCTTCCTGCGCGAGCCATTCTCGGAGCGGGAGCGCGAGGCGCTCAAGGCGCGGCTGCGCGAGTTGCAGCCGACGAGCCCGGAGGTGGATCGCGCGGTGGAGCGCCTGCCGGTGCTGGGCGACGACAACCTGGAGAAGCTCGCGGACCTGCTCGAGTACGGCGCCAACGAGATCGCCGCCTACGAGGCCGAGCGGACGCGCAAGGAGGAGCGCAGCCTCCAGTCGCTGTCGCAGGACAGCGAGAACTACCGCTTCGAGGACATCATCGGCCGCTCCGGACCGATGCAGGAGATCTTCAAGTTGCTCGAGAAGGTTTCCAACTCGGAGGCCACCGTCCTCATCAACGGCGAGTCGGGCACGGGCAAGGAGTTGGTGGCGCGCGCCATCCACGCCAACGGCCCGCGGCGGCACGGACCCTTCGTGGTGCAGAACTGCTCGGCCTTCAACGACAACCTGCTGGAGAGCGCGCTCTTCGGCCACATGCGCGGCTCCTTCACCGGCGCCATGCGCGACAAGAAGGGCCTCTTCGAGGTGGCCGACCGCGGCACCTTCTTCCTCGACGAGGTGGGGGACATGTCCCCCGCCCTGCAGGTGAAGCTGCTGCGCGTGCTGCAGGAGGGGACCTTCCTGCCCGTGGGTGGCACCGAGCCGCGCGAGGTGGACGTGCGCGTCATCGCCGCCACCCACAAGGACCTGGGCGAGATGGTCAAGCGCGGCGAGTTCCGCGAGGACCTCTACTACCGCATCAACGTCATCCGCGTGCACCTGCCCGCGCTGCGCGAGCGCCGGGACGATCTGCCCCTGCTGGTGGACCACTTCCTGCGCAAGCACCACCGCGAGGGCCAACGTGCCCGCGGCCTCGCCACCGAGGCCATGGCCCTGCTCAGCATGTACGCCTGGCCGGGCAACGTGCGCGAGCTGGAGAACGAAATCGAGCGACTTCTCGTGCTCGGCGGGGACCTGGAGTACCTACCCGCCGAGCTCATCTCCAGCCGCATCCGCGACGCGGTGACCCCCGGGGGCATCTCCGTGCTCACCGCCCGCGCCACCGGCAAGCTCCACGAGGCCGTGGAGACGCTGGAACGAGAGATGATCCACCAGGGTCTGTTGCGTACTGGCAACAACAAGAGCCGGCTGGCTCGCGAGCTTGGCATCAGCCGGTCCAACCTTATCTTGAAGATCGCCAAGTACGGCCTCGACAAGGGCCTCCCGCCCGATGCCGAGGCAGACGCGTGA
- a CDS encoding alpha/beta fold hydrolase yields MSHYFRQDYLTVPDGAALYYQVQGEGEPGMVLCDGLGCDGFVWKYLAPYLEQRYRVLRWHYRGHGRSGLPRDRERIGMLYTCDDLNRVMDAAGIDQAVLFAHSMGVQVALEFHRRYAHRVKGLVLICGSYGNPLDTFHDANWLKRLFPLIRLTVERFPQPVARLTRALLSTELAMQVALSVELNRSLLSKSDLVPYFTHLANMDPVVFVRTLESASTHSAWDHLPHVDVPTLIIAGERDKFTPAWLSRRMAAHIPDAEFMMVPQGTHAAPLEHRDLVELRVERFLREHLPASPPAPYREDRLGVPDVVSPPTR; encoded by the coding sequence ATGAGCCACTATTTCCGGCAGGACTACCTCACCGTCCCCGATGGGGCGGCGCTGTACTACCAGGTGCAGGGCGAGGGCGAGCCGGGGATGGTGTTGTGCGACGGCCTGGGCTGCGACGGCTTCGTCTGGAAGTACCTGGCGCCCTATCTGGAGCAGCGCTACCGCGTGCTGCGCTGGCACTACCGGGGCCATGGCCGCTCGGGCCTTCCCCGGGATCGCGAGCGCATCGGAATGCTCTACACCTGCGACGATCTCAACCGGGTGATGGACGCCGCGGGCATCGACCAGGCCGTGCTCTTCGCCCACTCCATGGGCGTGCAGGTGGCGCTCGAGTTCCACCGCCGCTACGCCCACCGCGTGAAGGGGCTCGTCCTCATCTGCGGCAGCTACGGCAACCCGCTCGACACCTTCCACGACGCCAACTGGCTCAAGCGGCTCTTCCCCCTCATCCGCCTCACCGTGGAGCGCTTTCCCCAGCCCGTCGCCCGGCTCACCCGCGCCCTGCTGAGCACCGAGCTGGCCATGCAGGTGGCCCTCTCCGTGGAGCTCAACCGCTCGCTGCTCTCCAAGAGCGACCTCGTCCCCTACTTCACCCACCTGGCCAACATGGATCCGGTGGTCTTCGTGCGGACCCTGGAGTCCGCCTCCACCCACAGTGCGTGGGATCACCTGCCCCACGTGGACGTCCCCACCCTCATCATCGCGGGCGAGCGCGACAAGTTCACCCCGGCGTGGCTCTCGCGGCGCATGGCCGCCCACATCCCCGACGCCGAGTTCATGATGGTGCCCCAGGGCACCCACGCCGCCCCCCTCGAGCACCGCGACCTGGTGGAGCTCCGGGTGGAGCGCTTCCTGCGCGAGCACCTGCCCGCCTCCCCTCCGGCCCCCTACCGGGAGGACAGGCTCGGCGTGCCGGATGTCGTCTCTCCGCCCACCCGGTAG
- the typA gene encoding translational GTPase TypA, with protein MIARENIRNVAIVAHVDHGKTTLVDHMLRQAGIFRTNEAVTERVMDSNDLEREKGITILAKNTAVTYKGKQINIIDTPGHADFGGEVERGLRLVDGVILLVDAAEGPLPQTRFVLSKALGMGLKTVLVINKIDRQDARPKEILDQVYSLYIDLGADEHQLEFPVLYTIARQGQSSTSLEQPGKNLEPLFEAILSHISPPPAPTQEQLQLLVANLDYDDYVGRLAVGRVQAGRLAPNMPVAVMRDGGKIEQGKIVKLYGFQGLKRTEIADAGPGEIVSIAGIEAISIGDTIADVEKPVALPRITVDEPTMMMIFKVNDGPLAGKEGKYVTSRNLRERLYREAYRNVSIRVEDTETPDAFRVVGRGELQLAVIIETMRREGYELTASNPEPVTKTIDGVLHEPMELMFCDVPEGSVGAVTERLGPRKGRMTDMSQLGGGRTRLVFRIPARGLIGFRSEFLTITRGEGIMSSQFDGYEPWFGYIPKRANGAIVSDRLGETVPYALFSIQERGHLFVGPGVTIYEGMIIGEHVHPSELNVNACREKKLTNIRAAGRDENVILTPPREMGLEKALEWIADDELVEVTPKSVRMRKKALSSGERYRAERDRKREERGEA; from the coding sequence ATGATTGCTCGAGAGAACATCCGCAACGTCGCCATCGTCGCTCACGTCGACCACGGCAAGACCACCCTCGTCGACCACATGCTCCGCCAGGCGGGCATCTTCCGCACCAATGAAGCCGTCACCGAGCGGGTGATGGACTCGAACGACCTCGAGCGCGAGAAGGGCATCACCATTCTCGCGAAGAACACCGCCGTCACCTACAAGGGCAAGCAGATCAACATCATCGACACCCCGGGCCACGCGGACTTCGGCGGTGAGGTGGAGCGCGGTCTGCGCCTGGTGGACGGAGTCATCCTCCTGGTCGACGCGGCCGAAGGTCCCCTGCCCCAGACGCGCTTCGTGCTCAGCAAGGCGCTGGGCATGGGCCTGAAGACGGTGCTCGTCATCAACAAGATCGACCGCCAGGACGCCCGCCCCAAGGAGATCCTGGATCAGGTCTACTCGCTCTACATCGACCTGGGCGCGGACGAGCACCAGCTCGAGTTCCCCGTGCTCTACACGATCGCCCGCCAGGGCCAGAGCTCGACCTCGCTGGAGCAGCCGGGCAAGAACCTGGAGCCGCTGTTCGAGGCCATCCTCTCGCACATCTCGCCTCCGCCGGCGCCGACCCAGGAGCAGTTGCAGCTGCTGGTGGCCAACCTGGACTATGACGACTACGTGGGCCGCCTCGCGGTGGGCCGCGTGCAGGCCGGCCGCCTCGCGCCGAACATGCCCGTGGCGGTGATGCGTGACGGTGGCAAGATCGAGCAGGGCAAGATCGTGAAGCTCTACGGCTTCCAGGGTCTCAAGCGCACGGAGATCGCGGACGCCGGCCCCGGAGAGATCGTCTCCATCGCGGGCATCGAGGCCATCTCCATCGGCGACACCATCGCCGACGTGGAGAAGCCGGTGGCGCTGCCGCGCATCACCGTGGACGAGCCCACGATGATGATGATCTTCAAGGTCAACGACGGGCCGCTGGCGGGCAAGGAGGGCAAGTACGTCACCAGCCGCAACCTGCGCGAGCGCCTGTACCGTGAGGCCTACCGGAACGTGTCCATCCGCGTGGAGGACACGGAGACGCCGGACGCCTTCCGCGTGGTGGGCCGTGGCGAGCTCCAGCTGGCGGTCATCATCGAGACGATGCGCCGCGAGGGCTACGAGCTGACGGCCTCCAACCCGGAGCCGGTGACGAAGACGATCGACGGCGTGCTGCACGAGCCGATGGAGCTGATGTTCTGCGACGTGCCCGAGGGCAGCGTGGGCGCGGTGACGGAGCGCCTGGGGCCTCGCAAGGGCCGCATGACGGACATGTCGCAGCTGGGCGGCGGGCGCACGCGCCTGGTGTTCCGCATTCCGGCGCGCGGCCTCATCGGCTTCCGCTCGGAGTTCCTCACCATCACGCGTGGTGAGGGCATCATGAGCAGCCAGTTCGACGGCTACGAGCCGTGGTTCGGCTACATCCCCAAGCGGGCCAACGGCGCGATCGTGTCGGACCGCCTGGGCGAGACGGTGCCCTACGCGCTCTTCAGCATCCAGGAGCGTGGCCACCTCTTCGTGGGTCCTGGCGTGACGATCTACGAGGGGATGATCATCGGCGAGCACGTGCACCCGTCGGAGCTGAACGTCAACGCGTGCCGCGAGAAGAAGCTGACGAACATCCGCGCCGCGGGCCGCGACGAGAACGTCATCCTCACGCCTCCGCGCGAGATGGGGTTGGAGAAGGCGCTCGAGTGGATCGCCGACGACGAGCTGGTGGAGGTGACGCCGAAGTCGGTGCGCATGCGCAAGAAGGCGCTGAGCTCGGGCGAGCGTTACCGGGCCGAGCGTGATCGCAAGCGCGAGGAGCGCGGCGAGGCGTAG
- a CDS encoding metallophosphoesterase: MSSRARFRSRFQLLAAVLVTVVQLPAVLWLCWHTRTPVPALVAVLVSPPYLRQLHAPWATTEPALSTYLALGWWAACAVFDVLMIPAALAVRAGVPFGAAWGLAGAIALVMGVDTVLGRPRLRRRVVRIEGLPPELDGYRIGQLSDVHCGPYASEKRVTSWVARLNTLDLDLVTVTGDLITHGSSHVEAVARALGGLRARDGAFACMGNHDYFTDGEHLVRLLRRNGLTVLRNEGEVIERGGARLYVAGVDDTWTSRDDLDRALAARPEGAPTVLLAHDPDLFPEAEARGVELTLSGHTHGGQLGVPGVPRLSLGRFVTVWVAGLYRKGRSWLYVNRGAGTTGPPARLGAPAELAVITLRRA, from the coding sequence ATGTCCAGCCGAGCCCGATTCCGGAGCCGCTTCCAGTTGCTCGCGGCCGTCCTCGTCACCGTGGTCCAGCTCCCAGCAGTGCTCTGGCTCTGTTGGCACACCCGCACGCCCGTGCCGGCGCTCGTGGCGGTGCTGGTCTCTCCACCGTACCTGCGCCAGCTCCACGCGCCCTGGGCGACCACGGAGCCCGCGCTCTCCACCTACCTGGCGCTGGGCTGGTGGGCGGCGTGCGCGGTGTTCGACGTGCTCATGATTCCCGCCGCGCTGGCGGTGCGGGCGGGCGTGCCCTTCGGGGCGGCCTGGGGCCTGGCCGGAGCCATCGCGCTGGTGATGGGGGTGGACACGGTGCTCGGCCGGCCGAGGCTGCGCCGACGGGTGGTGCGCATCGAGGGCCTGCCTCCAGAGTTGGACGGCTACCGCATCGGCCAGCTCTCCGACGTCCACTGCGGCCCGTACGCGTCCGAGAAACGGGTGACCTCGTGGGTGGCGCGCCTCAACACGCTCGATCTGGACCTGGTGACCGTCACGGGTGATCTGATCACCCACGGCTCATCACACGTGGAAGCGGTCGCTCGGGCGCTCGGCGGCTTGCGTGCGAGGGACGGCGCCTTCGCCTGCATGGGAAACCACGACTACTTCACGGACGGAGAGCACCTGGTGCGGCTGCTGAGGCGCAACGGCCTCACCGTGCTGCGCAACGAGGGAGAAGTCATCGAGCGGGGCGGTGCCCGCCTCTACGTCGCGGGCGTCGACGACACCTGGACCTCGCGCGATGACCTGGACCGGGCCCTGGCGGCGCGGCCGGAGGGAGCCCCGACGGTCCTGCTCGCGCATGATCCGGACCTCTTCCCGGAGGCGGAGGCCCGCGGGGTCGAGCTGACGCTCTCGGGCCACACCCATGGCGGCCAGCTCGGCGTCCCGGGCGTCCCCCGACTCTCGCTGGGGCGGTTCGTCACCGTCTGGGTGGCGGGGCTGTACCGGAAGGGCCGCTCGTGGCTCTATGTGAACCGCGGTGCTGGCACCACGGGCCCACCCGCGCGCCTGGGTGCTCCGGCGGAGCTGGCGGTCATCACCCTGCGTCGAGCCTGA
- a CDS encoding histone deacetylase family protein codes for MKVAHSPLHARHDGGKELHRGELVPCFEMPVRADYILKALERAGFDMSEPRPFAYESLLRVHDAHFVEFLRTAHDEWRAAGKEGFMLPSGFPARSLRRDHIPSGINGKMGYYAFDASTPIVEGTWEAAFAAARCALTAAAWVTEGEKSAYALCRPPGHHAGHALYGGYCFLNNAALAAQYLRDHGFARVAVLDVDYHHGNGTQDIFWERSDVLFVSIHGSPETEYPYFLGYADERGAGAGEGYTRNFPLPRGTTWKEYSTTLSAAMDVIGGFSPDALVVSLGVDTYENDPISAFKLATPHYPLMGQRLAELKLPTVFVQEGGYAVDDIGTNVAGVLEGFLSRR; via the coding sequence GTGAAAGTCGCTCATTCCCCCCTGCATGCCCGCCACGACGGTGGCAAGGAACTCCACCGTGGCGAGCTGGTGCCGTGCTTCGAGATGCCGGTGCGCGCCGACTACATCCTGAAGGCGCTGGAACGCGCGGGCTTCGACATGAGCGAGCCACGCCCGTTCGCGTACGAGTCGCTCCTGCGTGTCCACGACGCCCACTTCGTCGAGTTCCTGCGCACCGCCCACGACGAGTGGCGGGCGGCCGGCAAGGAAGGCTTCATGCTGCCGAGCGGCTTCCCCGCCCGGAGCCTGCGCCGTGACCACATCCCCTCCGGCATCAACGGCAAGATGGGCTACTACGCCTTCGACGCCAGCACGCCGATCGTCGAGGGCACGTGGGAGGCCGCGTTCGCCGCCGCCCGGTGCGCCCTGACCGCCGCGGCCTGGGTCACCGAGGGCGAAAAGAGCGCTTATGCCCTGTGCCGCCCGCCAGGACACCACGCGGGGCACGCCCTGTACGGCGGCTACTGCTTCCTCAACAACGCCGCGTTGGCGGCGCAGTACCTGCGCGATCACGGCTTCGCGCGGGTGGCGGTGCTGGACGTGGACTACCACCACGGCAACGGCACCCAGGACATCTTCTGGGAGCGTTCGGACGTGCTGTTCGTGTCCATCCACGGCTCCCCGGAGACCGAGTACCCCTACTTCCTCGGCTATGCGGACGAGCGCGGAGCAGGAGCGGGCGAGGGCTACACCCGCAACTTCCCGCTGCCCCGAGGCACCACCTGGAAGGAGTACAGCACCACCCTGTCCGCGGCGATGGATGTCATCGGCGGGTTCTCGCCCGACGCCCTGGTGGTGTCGCTCGGCGTCGATACCTACGAGAACGACCCGATCAGCGCCTTCAAGCTCGCCACCCCGCACTACCCGCTGATGGGGCAGCGCCTGGCCGAGCTGAAGCTGCCCACGGTGTTCGTGCAGGAAGGCGGTTACGCGGTGGACGACATCGGGACCAACGTCGCCGGAGTGCTGGAAGGCTTCCTGAGCAGGCGCTAA